In Fusarium fujikuroi IMI 58289 draft genome, chromosome FFUJ_chr08, one genomic interval encodes:
- a CDS encoding related to tol protein, translated as MNSRVPRSRRYDIWSMGCIIFEYTIWLLYGYEEGLRNFYDEGKDIDAYREIFTRKAQVSDAALRWNSHILEVDPECNRATPSVIKDLVTLVRDKLLVIDLPKENISQDDIKRCRASADDLEKALQKIKRMAIDDEHNGGKYLSSGKSRNGISAPRPQNVLSQSFLSTSSGSASKLSNLTYSIFNNNWNRMEDKAISLGVLKRHETAIMGSITWSQEIAKLCDECSKLDYQSEEPVLRETLATMRSKIQRCALHSLIYRSIPLTAYDDLEVVHIRRSDSSLVMDKSKIPLLSLSKTSDRSSVQVPTRLIDIGLADGRSSKVYLREAVNAVCPERGELRYITLSHPWGNGKEHDHFCTTKNNLDGRLSAGIDIKGFPNTFRHAIEVTRALGVPYIWIDSLYIVQGPDGDFDTEAKKNGGRLQLGILRHCRKLRQQNIKWLFVEKASTRSIYVCEAIDDFQHDVIEGSLNKRGWVLQERAFAPRTICFTENQTYWECGQGVRCETLTRLTKSSGFQHGRGQLTKDPSHTLTSLLTMFDGHTTPQKERFNRHGRLMESDSTSFSLHTGELDGRIDLTAQAREMLDLELAEAQGKVTYGEGTSPPGVRKLCVIVGSEKSKDERFTTQDLECHTLLVAPSDDLSTSSY; from the exons ATGAACTCTCGGGTGCCTCGCTCACGCCGCTACGATATATGGTCCATGGGCTGCATCATATTCGAGTACACGATTTGGCTTCTATATGGCTATGAAGAGGGACTGAGAAACTTCTATGACGAGGGGAAGGATATTGATGCCTATCGAGAAATATT CACAAGGAAAGCTCAAGTGAGTGACGCGGCGCTAAGATGGAATAGCCACATCTTGGAAGTCGACCCGGAGTGCAATCGTGCTACTCCAAGCGTGATCAAAGATCTCGTCACGTTGGTGAGGGATAAGCTTCTTGTTATTGATCTACCAAAGGAAAACATAAGTCAGGACGACATCAAGCGATGTCGTGCCAGTGCAGATGACTTGGAAAAGGCCTTgcaaaagatcaagagaATGGCCATTGACGATGAACATAATGGAGGTAAATACCTGTCTTCGGGTAAAAGTCGCAACGGAATTTCTGCTCCTCGTCCGCAAAACGTTCTTAGTCAGAGCTTCTTGTCAACCAGTTCAGGCTCGGCGTCAAAGTTATCAAATCTG ACT TAC AGT ATT TTCAATAACAATTGGAACCGAATGGAAGATAAAGCTATCTCGCTTGGAGTTCTGAAGCGTCACGAAACAGCGATTATGGGCAGCATAACTTGGTCCCAGGAAATAGCAAAGCTATGTGACGAATGCAGCAAACTTGACTATCAGAGCGAGGAGCCCGTATTGAGGGAGACTCTGGCGACTATGAGATCCAAGATTCAGCGGTGTGCACTACACAGCCTTATTTACCGTTCTATTCCCCTAACTGCTTATGACGACCTGGAGGTTGTGCATATCCGGAGATCTGACTCCTCACTTGTTATGGACAAATCGAAAATACCCTTACTCTCTCTTTCTAAAACTTCAG ATAGATCAAGTGTTCAAGTCCCAACTCGCCTGATTGACATTGGTCTGGCGGATGGTAGAAGCTCGAAGGTTTACCTTCGCGAGGCAGTGAACGCCGTATGCCCCGAGAGAGGTGAGTTGAGATACATCACACTATCGCATCCTTGGGGCAATGGGAAAGAGCACGACCACTTCTGCACCACGAAAAACAACCTTGACGGTCGACTAAGTGCCGGTATTGATATTAAGGGTTTCCCCAACACATTCAGACATGCAATCGAGGTGACTCGAGCACTTGGTGTCCCGTACATCTGGATCGATTCGTTATATATAGTGCAGGGACCTGATGGGGACTTCGACACTGAAGCCAAAAAAAATGGAGGCCGTCTTCAGCTCGGCATATTGCGTCATTGCCGCAAGTTGCGCCAACAGAACATCAAGTGGCTTTTTGTGGAAAAGGCCTCAACGCGAAGTA TTTATGTCTGTGAAGCAATTGATGACTTTCAGCATGATGTGATTGAGGGGTCGCTGAACAAACGTGGATGGGTCCTGCAAGAGCGTGCTTTTGCACCAAGGACCATATGTTTCACAGAGAATCAGACGTATTGGGAGTGCGGGCAAGGCGTGCGCTGTGAGACGTTGACAAGATTGACCAA AAGTTCAGGGTTCCAACATGGTCGTGGACAGCTTACGAAGGACCCATCACATACTTTGACATCCCTTTTGACCATGTTCGATGGACATACAACACCGCAGAAGGAAAGATTCAATCGCCATGGACGACTTATGGAGTCAGATTCTACCTCGTTCTCTTTGCATACGGGAGAACTAGATGGAAGAATTGATCTTACTGCCCAAGCAAGGGAAATGTTAGATCTGGAATTAGCCGAGGCGCAGGGAAAGGTCACATATGGCGAAGGAACGTCGCCGCCAGGTGTACGTAAGCTATGCGTTATTGTCGGAAGCGAAAAGTCAAAGGATGAAAGATTCACGACACAGGACCTAGAGTGTCATACTCTACTCGTTGCGCCCTCTGATGATCTCAGCACTAGTTCCTACTGA